The genomic interval CGACAATCGTCCCCCGCAGCCTGACCGGTATCGCGGAGACCGGGCCGGCGTCGAGGCGGTCCAGCAGGTCGGCGACCCGCGCGACCGGCTCCGGGGTGCCCAGCGGCGCCCGCAGCGTCGCGCGGATCACCAGCAGCACGCCGGCGGCTGCCACCAGCGCGGAGACGAGTGTCAGGTTGGCCTGGCCAGGATCGCCCTTGAAGGCGAAGAAGGCCGCGCCGAGGCAGAGCCAGCCGCCGAAGTGCACCGGCAACTCCGCCAGGAACTGCGCCCGGGCCCGCAGGCGCCCTTCGGCACTCGCCTGTGCCGCGCTCCGAACCCCGCGCCACACCCGAGGAGCGCCGGGCAGGCCACTCCCCTCCAGGGCCGCTATCCGGGTCGCGACCAGCGGATGGGTCGACAGCAGCTCCTGCCAGCGGGCCCAGGGGCTGGTGACCTCGAAGCGCAGTGCCCGCACCAGCCGCTCCGGTGGCAGCTGCGGCCCGGCCGGGTCCAGCGACGGCGCCGAGCCGGCGCTGGCGATGCCGAGCGCGCCGACCGCTCGGGTCCGGCCCTCCTTACGGGCCAGACGCCTGGCCTGGCGATGGTGGTCGTTCTCGCGGAGGTCCGCGACGCGCTCGGCGAGAGCCCGGTCCCGCTCCCCCATCCCGTACACGATCTTCACCAGTGCCGAGCACAGGGCGTCCCCGTCACCGGTCGCCGCGCAGGAGGCATGATCGGCCCCGAGCTCCCGGGCCCGGGAAAGACCGAGCAGCGCCAGCTCGGAAATCAGGTAGACGACGAATCCGAGGATCCTGACCGGGTCGTTCCCGCCGGACTGGTCGCCACCGCGCGCCCCGGCCGTGACGTAGTACAGCAGGGCGGGCACCACCGACGCCGCCGTCATCACCGCGAAGTCGCGGTTGCGGATGTGGCCGATCTCGTGCGCCACCACGGCTTCGACCTCGCT from Parafrankia irregularis carries:
- a CDS encoding zinc metalloprotease HtpX gives rise to the protein MAGYVWRRSAAGLSLLGGVLIVGCWLLTFFTPVPFLVPLAVVAVLAVVQFLVGPWLVEWLVPAHELARGEDGYLSDEPVAAVVARQCQLAGVPLVRLGIVEDGDPNAFTFGHTRRDARVWISRGLLDRLDDSEVEAVVAHEIGHIRNRDFAVMTAASVVPALLYYVTAGARGGDQSGGNDPVRILGFVVYLISELALLGLSRARELGADHASCAATGDGDALCSALVKIVYGMGERDRALAERVADLRENDHHRQARRLARKEGRTRAVGALGIASAGSAPSLDPAGPQLPPERLVRALRFEVTSPWARWQELLSTHPLVATRIAALEGSGLPGAPRVWRGVRSAAQASAEGRLRARAQFLAELPVHFGGWLCLGAAFFAFKGDPGQANLTLVSALVAAAGVLLVIRATLRAPLGTPEPVARVADLLDRLDAGPVSAIPVRLRGTIVGRGGFVASSNLVLDDGSAIVTVEYDNPLPGAGLLFGATRASSFVGEDVEVTGWYLRGPEPYVELRTVSGTAAGTVRCWTFVSRYVLSAAVLLAGALALTFTL